In Candidatus Omnitrophota bacterium, the DNA window GCGTCCGGCCGCAAGTGTTGCGTGCCGGAAACTCATGGGGCGATCCTCTTCGCAACGATCTCGGTGATGTGTGCGCGGACGGCTTCGTCCTCGACCCCGCGGCTTCGATTCCCTTGAGAGGGTTTCATATTGATCATGGAATCAAACTCGATGAATTCGGCCCCTGCCAATTCCGGATACAAATTGATGCCCCATAAATCCCGTTGCTGCGAGCCATCTTCAAGGAGCAGCGCTTCCAAATCGGAGTGTAGCTCGGCGTCAATCGCGACCAGCCCACGCTCAACATCCACGACCGCCTTCACCATGTCGCCAAACCTTCCGGCAGCCAGCTCTTGGAGTTTCTCGCGTTTCAGTGCGTCTCTGACAATGAGCATGCCGCTTCCGCCGTAAACTTAAAAGGGCCTGGCCTTATGCACCTAAATCTTTTTCATATTCATAGATCTTGACCACGTGCTTCGTGGGACCGGCCTGGCAATCGCCTTCCTGATGAATGAGCATATCCACCACCACCTGATCGCCCCGCGCCTTCACAGAATTAATGATGGCCGAATCGCCAAGATAGACTGATTGGCGATGGACCAAGTATTTGCCATCATTGATCAAAAACGCCAAGAATCGCTCATCATCGCTGCCGCCTTGGCTTTCGGTAATGACGACGGCCGCGTCAGTAAGACCGTCATGGTTGAAATCGCCATACACGTAGCGCCCTCCATAATCCATGGACACATGGGCGATACCATACCAAAGAACACCATGACCGTTGACCAACGTGATTTTGTCTGCAAGGTAAGGACAGGTGGTTCGATACGTCATGTTTCCGAAGAGCTTGTTCGCTGCAGCTCTTGATTGGTAGCCAAGAAACACCATGATGCTCAACATGGCAGACAAGATGAGGGCGGGTGCTTTCGTCAATCGCATATGAAGACCGGCTTTCCATCAATCGTTCGCCAATGTCCATCGCTGCAGCGGCCCTTGCGGTTGCTGACTTTTTTCTGCTTCAGCGCTTTGTTCGCCAGCGACTTTTCAGCAAACTCAGCTTCGTAGGCCGGCACCATTTCGAGGTAACGCCGAATTTCTTCTGCTTTGTCTGGCGTCGCGTGGGCAGCCTCAAGAAATCGCTCAACATCGCCCCATAACTCAGGATCATTCCCTGCCTGTTCAGCGAGATGCTGCGCGGTTGCAATGCGACCTTCACCAGCGTTATAGGCTGCGAGACTGAACTTTTTCCGCTCCAAAACGCTCCTGACAGGAATCGTCTCGATTCCTTTCAATCTGGTCTTCTCACCAAACATGGTGTCGAGATCTTTCAAGTACCGCGCCGCTGCAGAAGAGGCGTAGTGAATATCAAAGCGTTGATCATTGTTCTTCGATACGCTTAAGCCGTACCGTGTGGCCGCATCAGGCTTCAAGTGAAAGTGGCCGACCGCTTCAGAAGAACCTCGCGTCCCCATCATGGTCCCAAAACTGCTCTCCTTGCCATGCACAGCCTCGAGGGTATTCACGGTGAGACGATCATCAGCATTAAAATATCTCGAAGCGGTTTCCAACGCTTTGCGTATTTGAGAAGTCTCTCATTCAAGCCAGTGATCCACATTGGACACGGGTTGTCTTGTCTTGGTTGGTCGTGAAGGAACCGGGCGCTTTGCCCGTGTGTTACGTGAGATCACCGCGTTATCCATTCCTGCCGCCCTGATCGCCATTCGACCCCGGAAACACCACCACCCCGAACTTCATCTCACTCTTAAATCTTAATTATCGACATGTGATGTAACATGGGACGCCTTCAGGCTCTGGCGCTCCCACCGCTGACTGAACCTCTGTATTCGCAGTACACCGGGATTTTGGTGGATATTTATTCAGACACCACGGACAAGTTTCAAGCATTCCTCCAAATACTATTCCTTCTACCTTGGCTTCCTCCGGTGAAAGAGGATGGGTTTTGAGACATCGTTGGCACTCATCAAACAATACGCCGCAAGGTTCCCCTACTATGGCCTCACATTCGTTCTGACATGCAATTTCGCATGTACTTGGTCTGCAGGTCTTGCTGAGCATGACCATTCGGTCTCCTACAAAAGACTTCTCAGGTTCTTCTGCTTCACTTCTTGCTAAATTCCAAAAAAGTCCCAACGCAGCCAGAAGAAGTAACCCCCCGTGGTATCTTAACGACACAATATCTTTTTTCCCGCAGTCCATCATCTGTAGCCGCTCCGCGGTTTTCGTTTTTCAAGTTTCTTCACGTCAACGCGGTCCTGAGGGCGACCCGAGGCTTGTTTGCTTTTGATCAGCTCATCCAACCCGATAAACCAGACCCGTCGTTTGCCGTAGAGTCCCTGCCGACGATGTCTCCAAATTTCTGAAAACGTGCTTCCCTTAACGGACGTCAACAAATCGACGCGAAGAGGTTCATAGCCCAATTGCACGATTTGCCCTGCTGTGGTTAAATCGTGAGCTGTAATATTGAGTGCTCCGAAGCCAAAATCCCTTAGAGCGTTAAGAATCTTCTTAGCGTTCTCCTCTGACGGCTCAATGAGCAAATCCATGTCTTTGGTATATCGTGGGATGGCGTGATAGGCGACCGCGAACGCCCCCACGAGACAGTAGCGGACCTTATGCTTGTTGAATGACCCTAATAACTCTTCGAAGTCTCGTTCCGCCATGACCTGTTTTCTTGATTTTCCGAGCGATCTGCCGCAGCCAGCTCA includes these proteins:
- a CDS encoding nucleotidyl transferase AbiEii/AbiGii toxin family protein; amino-acid sequence: MAERDFEELLGSFNKHKVRYCLVGAFAVAYHAIPRYTKDMDLLIEPSEENAKKILNALRDFGFGALNITAHDLTTAGQIVQLGYEPLRVDLLTSVKGSTFSEIWRHRRQGLYGKRRVWFIGLDELIKSKQASGRPQDRVDVKKLEKRKPRSGYR
- a CDS encoding transglycosylase SLT domain-containing protein; protein product: MNTLEAVHGKESSFGTMMGTRGSSEAVGHFHLKPDAATRYGLSVSKNNDQRFDIHYASSAAARYLKDLDTMFGEKTRLKGIETIPVRSVLERKKFSLAAYNAGEGRIATAQHLAEQAGNDPELWGDVERFLEAAHATPDKAEEIRRYLEMVPAYEAEFAEKSLANKALKQKKVSNRKGRCSDGHWRTIDGKPVFICD